TAAATTTTTATATAAATATGATAATTGACTTTCCCCAAAAATTTCATTCAAAACCTGTAGTTTTATATCGTCATCAAAATAGGTGTATGCGTCTTCTAAATTCCATCTAAAAGAAATCTCAGATTGCACCGCATTTGGAACATCTTTTACTATTACTTTTCGACGTTTAATAGTTGTTGTTTTTTTAGTAATAGGTTTTTCTCTTCTATAAAAAACTCCAGATTTCCATGCCCCGAAATAGCGATTCATTAGTGTAGTACATTCTTTTTCGGTAAAATCACCAATAATAACAACTAATGCATTATTTGATACTATTCTGTCCCTTTTATAGTTTTCAACATCGCTAATTGCTAAACCGTTGTATTCTGGTTTTACAGTAGGTGTTGTTTTAGCACTTTGCTTTATAGCTCCAAAAAGTAAAGAATCTATAACCGCCTCAATAGAAAACGTTTTTAAAACATTTTCATTCTGAGATTTATGCTTTCGCTTTGTTAACTCTGCTTCTTTTTTTTCTTTAATTATCTCGGCAGTAATTACAGGGTTTAACAAAGCATCAACATACATATCTAGTAATTGTTCCACATCCTTTTTCATCCCTTTAATTGTGCCTCCATACATATTTGTATTCAGCATTGCTCCTTGGCTACGGATAATAGAATCTATTTCTCCCTTTGGATACTTTTTAGATAATTTACTAGAGTAAGCTGCGTTTAAAACATTTTTTTCCGCCAATTTGGTTTCTTCATTATAACCTGGCAATTCTATATTTACGGAAATTGTAAATTTTGGATAATTTTTTACTGGCGCTAAATAAACACGAAGGCCATTATTAAGTTTAATTGGAATTAATTTCCCCACATTTAAACTTTCGGGTTCATCTGCTTTAGGAGGGAAAGAACGGTCTACTTGAGCCATACTTACAACATGACTACAAAGGATAAAAATAAATATATAAAAAGTTTTCATTTTGATTAACTATTCTGGGTGATAAACAATAACAACACGATTAGATTTATCTAAATATTTTTTAGCAACCCGCTGAATATCATAGACAGTTATTTTATTTAAATGGTCTATAAGATTTCTAATATCGGATGTGTTTTTATGTAAATGATAATAGTTAGTTACTTTGTCTGCAAAGGTTTCTGCATGATAAAAATAATCTACAAAAGCCGATTCAAATTGCCTTTTCACTTGTTTTAATACAGCCGGATCTACCGTTGTGTTTTTCAATAAATTTAATTGAGCTTCAACTTTATCGAGCAAGTATTGCTCACTATTTGCATTTGTAACACTAGCGTTAACACGAAATGTACTTGTTTTTTCCCAAAAATCTGCAGATGCATTTATTCTTTTTATAATTGTATCTTCTTGTACTTTTAATTTATCTTCAAAATAAGAGTAATTAGAATTACCAGACAAAAGCGCTGTAAAAACCTGTACTACAAGAGCATCTGGATCGCTTTGAGGCATTAAAGGATACCCTATTAAAATAGACTCATCTGTTAAACCTTTAACATATATTTCCGTACGTTTTTCTAATCCTGATAGCCTATCAAATTTATGAGGTCTCTTTATTTTTTTACCTTTCGGAATAT
The window above is part of the Algibacter sp. L3A6 genome. Proteins encoded here:
- a CDS encoding M16 family metallopeptidase, encoding MKTFYIFIFILCSHVVSMAQVDRSFPPKADEPESLNVGKLIPIKLNNGLRVYLAPVKNYPKFTISVNIELPGYNEETKLAEKNVLNAAYSSKLSKKYPKGEIDSIIRSQGAMLNTNMYGGTIKGMKKDVEQLLDMYVDALLNPVITAEIIKEKKEAELTKRKHKSQNENVLKTFSIEAVIDSLLFGAIKQSAKTTPTVKPEYNGLAISDVENYKRDRIVSNNALVVIIGDFTEKECTTLMNRYFGAWKSGVFYRREKPITKKTTTIKRRKVIVKDVPNAVQSEISFRWNLEDAYTYFDDDIKLQVLNEIFGESQLSYLYKNLREEKGLCYFIRSSVGSSANGGQGSVYTSVRNNQTAYAIENIILEMLRLRNGKVSASDLKIAKNSLIGEYTRSLNPIAPIPYITFAMQKDLYNLPDNYLQTKVEKFYSINTDDIMAMSQKYIDPFKCVIVIKGKISELKGALEKFGDVIYFDENGQMIN